TTTTGTCTGAGAAAATGTCTAAATGTATCGTAATATAGCCTAATGCTTACGCTGGGAGAGTCTGGGTCTAGTAGTCACGTGGTTCATGTGGTTAATCGATAACAGTGAATAATGGCTTAAACCTCGCAAGACTCTGACATTCACCACATCAACGCAGAAAACAGGTAAAACCAACACTTCTACGCCGAATTACTTCCCAAAACCTTACATCACGTTAAAGAGATAACTAAATTTGTTGTCTGCATAAAAATTACAACGTTTTGCAGTGAACTCGGGCAGCTGTTGGTTTGCGAGTTCGTGTCGAGACTACAAGTTCCAACTACCCTACCAATTCCGTTCTGTTATATAGTTGTTTGATAATTCTGTTCTACTAATTTGCAGTTTTTGTTGAGAAATAGTATTCCTCGTAATCTTAACTAACAAATAAATATGGATGAGAGTTCGTAGACTTCTAGGtggagaaataaaaaaagtgaaattaTACACACCATATATGTCAAGTCGTAGAAGGCCAAAAGTAGTAATTGAATAATACTCAGCGGACCATTAAAACTTTGCATACTCGAAGCAGATCTGACTAGTACAACGTCATGGATGTACTGTTATTATCAATGGTAAATATTTCAGTAGTAAACATGCAGTAGTGTTATAATCCGTGACATGTTCATGAGTTTCTAGGGTTTTGTCTGCGTTTACTAAAACCACCGGTCGTGTACTGCCAAACATATTCACCTCTCTTCAAAATATAACACGCAGGTCTCACGGGCTTTTATACTGATAAAAACAATGTCTGGTTAAAATAAGCCCACAAGCGCTAGAAAATTCCGAATACTTTCTTCCAGCGATTTCCTGTTTTTGTAGGAAATTAAATCCCCGTAACAAACCATTTTAACTTGCTAGTCGGATTCATTCAATTCCCCGCGTGTCTCTAACAAAATTACTTTGAATTTTTCTCGTATCTCGTATTTggactttttattttttcaaacgTCTTAATTTACCAGCATTGCTTTATTCTTTCAATATTTGTTGTTGTGACTATACCTTTTATGAAAAGCACTCTGGGTGTTTTGGTAGAAGCGATCTTACTCTACTTTGTCCgttctaggaaaaaaagggCACTACTCACAGTCACAAACATATCCGCATAACAATAACAGATAGGAGCATGTATCAACGCGTTATCGTGGAAAAATATTGCGTTCACGAAACAGTAGACAATCACTAGAGAAAAACACGGCACTCTCCATTTGATGAAAATCCTCTTATGAAAACAGTTGATAAGATTCGTCTTTCAAAGAAATACCACAGCGCAActctgttttattatttttcataatcGAATTTCACCATTGTCATTAGCCCGGGAGATTGAATATTGTGCGCGCTTGTTATTAAAATTTCGCATCGCTAGAACAAGTAACAAAAGTATTCCCTTTATTTCACGATATTATAAAGAGGCGTTTCAACGCTACTATATCATTCATTGATATTGTTTCTTTGTGAATCATGGGCCAAAAAAGCCTCCTATTTTCAAAGGCCGCCTTTCCCTTGGAAAGGCCGGATCAGTATCAGACTATAGTCAGAATTTCGCGATCTCTAAAGGGAGACAAAATTTTCATTATTCTAAAGGGGAAAAAGTGAACATATAGTTATTTATAGACATGACCCACCGAAGCAATAACCATTGACGTATTTTCATTGAAGAATTAAGCCTGGTTCAACTACCTGTTGAAATTCTTGAGTGTAGGCGAAGTCCCGAAGTCATTATGGGGTGTGCAAACCCAGTCGATTTACTTGTAAACTGTTTGGTGCGATCATATGAAAACCAGAGAGACTCTAAAATTGTCCCGAGGCAGGATGACTTGGTTTTCATCCAGTTTTTCTTCAACCATTTGTCCTAACGACAGTTGCTACACTGTTAGTTGCCAGGGTAACGAAGACATCTCCACGATGCTGCGCACATTGTCCTTGAAAGAGCTCAATCCGCACATCATCTGTGTACTTTGCGGGGGGTATCTGGTGGATGCGACAACGATAATAGAGTGCCTTCACTCATGTAAGTATCTTCATTAACATGTTCGTTGGGTTAAAATGTGTTCGTTGTACAGTAGGTGTTGTTTTTGACGAATATATTAGTCTAATTTCTAATTTGACAAAGTTCTaatttccgttttttttttagtttgtcgCGGCTGCATTGTACGTTACTTAGACACGAGCTACCGCTGTCCAGTGTGTGACGCAGAAATACACAAGACGAGACCTTTACTCAACATTAGGTACtagcaggggaggggtggtacaATTGGACAAGACCTTTATTAGGAATCAGGTACttacaggggaggggtggtacaATGGGACAAGACCTTTAATTCACATCAAGTACTTGCAGTGTAGGGGTCGTACAATGGGACAAGACCTTTGTTAGGAATCAGCGGTACATTTGAAGCTAGGGGTGCATGTTGTCATTAAGAAAACTACTGGTCTAACTTGTGTCTGTGTTCAATGCAGGGCAGATAACGTGCTTCAGGACATCGTGTACAAAGTTGTACCGGGAATGTATTTCGGTGAGAGAAGCCACTAGAGTGTTCACATCTTACATCACGCGTTACATCTCACATCACGCGTTACTTCCCACACCACGCGTTACATCAAACACTACGCGTTACATATCACATCACGCCTTACATCTCGAATCACGCTTTGCACCTCACATCACGCGTTACTTCCCACTTCACGCGTTACACTTCACATCACGAGTTAAATATCTTATCACGCGTTGCTTCCCACTTCTCGCTTTACATCCAACTTCTCGCGTTACATCTCACATCACGCGTTGCATCACACACCAAGCGTTACATCTCACAAAACGTGTTGCTTCCCACTTCTTACGTTACATCTCACATCACGCGTTGCTTCCCACTTTTCGCGTTACATCCCATTTCTCGCGTTACACTTCACATCACGCGTTACATCACACATCACGCGTTGCATCACACACCACGCGTTACATCTCACATCACGCGTTAATTCCCACTTCTTACGTTTCATCTCACATCACGCGTTGCTTCCCACTTCTCGTGTTACATCCCACTTCACGCGTTACACTTCATATCTCGCGTTACATCTTACTTCTCGCTTTTCACTTCACATCACGCGTTATTTCTCGTGTTACATCCCACATCACGCGTTGCatcttttaaaacaatttagaCGACATTCGTTACAACGCGGGCTGCCATTTTCTACTCCTTTAAACTCATGAAAAACTTGCAATTAATGGTACTAAACACCTGGTTTTGATTACTTAGAGATGAGCTCAAATTTATTTAAGCTGTATTTAATTTATAGAGGAGAAAAAGAGACGGAAGGGATGCGAAGAACAGTTAAAGAAATCACGAAATCCAGAGAGTAAGTGTAAATGTCATAGAGATGTAAGTATAGTGATATATATTAACGTTACGCTTTGCATCTTTGCATAGAACTATCCCAGGAAGTGTGTGATACGAAAACTATTGATAAGGAGAAAGAGCAAACAACCGATGAACCGGATATCGAGGACCCCATCTGCCTGaccctggaattctacaagtgAGACATATAACTTCCATACCCATTATTACGTTGATGCGAGATCTTactaagagaccatgatgtaagagcaCGAATCCCCCTTATTaggaaattttccaatgatgtcgtccgtgaaagctatttttaaaacaagcagttatttttagatacgcctctgattggctagcgCTCACGTATCCTAGCAACACGagtcttacgcgcgatcacatcttgagcagTTGAGCGATGTGAACCGGCAGAAGCTGttatggaaatctttttgaccgaaaatactATTCTTTTTTACAAACGCTGTGAAAATGGTTTTCCATGGAGTACCCTGGGtccaatcaaccgtttctgggacattgaaatgcatagagtgcgtgattttaggcttGGGGATCAACTTCCCAAGTTTTCACagctgattcgcaaattataaaacaacaatcaatcgtaaatctgtgtttacaaaacacaattgcgtgaaaaattgaagtttattcatctaaaaatattgtaaatcaaagaacaataaaggccttcttgtatttaaatacataacatagattCTGAGAATGGCTAGGTATTCTATCTCACCGAATTGAagagaaaaagatttttttaggaGTCAGcacgatgcatcttgaatgaactccaaattcgccgtctccccgacgtcttcccgttcaattatttatataacatttagataacttaacattagataacttaacagataccaggacaacattgtgatcatgagctAAGAggagcagctaaaaggataaaaacaggtagcgaacgaagtaaagaagtgcGAGTCTgagggaaaaaaattgtgaaaatgTACTAGCTCGCgaggtgcccataaccaaatatggcgcgataAACCATATAtgaatgctatgattgacaagctcgtgcaatctaaaaatagccttcATGGACGACATCTCTGGGACGACATCATGGGCCACCgtgattcgttctcttatatcatggtctcttgatgtAACGTAATACGCACGCGACTTCACACAAGAGATGAAAAAAGGCGTCATTTTAGCATAGCCGAGACGTTACAGAACGCACTCGAAATAGTGTTTCACACGCGAGACATTACATAACACACACGAGACGTCACGTGACACAAGGGGGGTATTTACGTGACACACGCTCGCAAAGTAATAACGTCTTGTGTGACTTTCTTTTAGGCGAAGAAAGAATACCAGTGAGCAACAGGTTAGTGATATCTGGCTGAACTCGTTTATTAACTATGGCGCTTAACTGTGTGTTTGTCGTTTCCGTTTACAGATCTTTCCGACTCGTTACCTACGATGTACTTCATCTGTGACTGTCAGCGTCATCAAGAAATTTCTCACCATCAAGTTTGGAATCCCACCAACACATAAGGTTAATACGAATTTCAGATAATTTAAAAGATGATGGTGAAGCACCttcatggctcactgtgcatgtggtccctaggtacagcttgtgtggtgcagtgtgttagttcATGGCTCACTCTgcatgtggtccctaggtacagcttgtgtggtgcagtgtgttagtacatggctcactgtgcaggtgggtccctaggtacagcttgtgtggtgcagtgtgttagtacatggctcactgtgcaagtggtccctaggtacagcttgtgtggtgaaGTGTGTTAGTGCCTGGCTCACTGTACAGgcggtccctaggtacagcttgtgtggtgcagtgtgttaatGTATgtctcactgtgcaggtggtccctaggtacagctcgtgtggtgcagtgtgttagtgcatggctcactgtgtaggaagtccctaggtacagcttgtgtgatgcaGTGTGCTagtacatggctcactgtgtacgaagtccctaggtacagcttgtgtggtgcagtgagTTAGcacatggctcactgtgcaggtggtccctaggtacagcttgtgtggtgtaGTGTGTTCGTGTATtgtcactgtgcaggtggtccctaggaacagcttgtgtggtgcagtgtgttagtgcatggcttactgtgcaggtggtctcAGATGTACAACTTGTGTGATGCATTGcattagtgcatggctcactgtgcaggtagtccctaggtacagcttgtgtggtgcagtgtgttagtgcatggctcactgtgcaggtggtccctaggtacagcttgtgtggtgcagtgtgttagtgcatagctcactgtgcaggtggtccctaggtacagcttgtgtggtgcagtgtgttagtgcatggctcactgtgcaggtggtccctaggtacagcttgtgtggtgcagtgtgttagtgcatggctcactgtgcaagtggtccctaggtacagcttgtgtggtgcagtgtgttagtgcatggctaactgtgcaggtggtccctaggtacagcttgtgtagTGCAGCGTGTTagtacatggctcactgtACTGGTGGTCCCTagatacagcttgtgtggtgcagtgtgttagtacatgtctcactgtgcaggtggtccctaggtacagcttgtgtggtttAGTGTGTTGgtacatggctcactgtgcaggttgtccctaggtacagcttgtgtggtgcagtgtgttagtgcatggctcactgtgcaagtggtccctaggtacagcttgtgtggtgcagtgtgttagtgcatggctcactgtgcaagtggtccctaggtacagcttgtgtggtgcagtgtgttagtgcatggctcactgtgcaggtggtccctaggtacagcttgtgtggtgtagtgtgttggtgcatggctcactgtgcaggttgtccctaggtacagcttgtgtggtgcagtgtgttagtacatggctcactgtgcaggtggtccctaggtacagctcgtgtggtgcagtgtgctagtacatggctcactgtgtaggaagtccctaggtacagcttgtgtggtgaagtgtgttagtgcatggctcactgtgcaggtggtttctaggtacagcttgtgtggtgcagtgtgttagtgcatggctcactgtgcaggtggtccctaggtacagctcgtgtggtgcagtgtgctagtacatggctcactgtgtagggagtccctaggtacagcttgtgtgatgcaGTGTGCTagtacatggctcactgtTTAGGAAGTCCCTagatacagcttgtgtggtgcagtatGCTAGTACATGGCttactgtgcaggtggtccctagatacagcttgtgtggtgcagtatgctagtacatggctcactgtgcaggtggtccctaggtacagctcgtgtggtgcagtgtgttagtgcatggctcactgtgtacgaagtccctaggtacagcttgtgtgatgcaGTGTGCTagtacatggctcactgtgtacgaagtccctaggtacagcttgtgtggtgcagtgagTTAGcacatggctcactgtgcaggtggtccctaggtacagcttgtgtggtgtaGTGTGTTCGTGTATtgtcactgtgcaggtggtccctaggaacagcttgtgtggtgcagtgtgttagtgcatggcttactgtgcaggtggtctcAGATGTACAACTTGTGTGATGCATTGcattagtgcatggctcactgtgcaggtagTCCCTAGGTACGGCTtctgtggtgcagtgtgttagtacatggctcactgtgcaggtggtccctaggtacagcttgtgtggtgcagtgtgttagtgcatggctcactgtgcaagtggtccctaggtacagcttgtgtggtgcagtgtgttagtgcatggctcactgtgcaagtggtccctaggtacagcttgtgtggtgcagtgtgttagtgcatggctcactgtgcaagtggtccctaggtacagcttgtgtggtgcagtgtgttagtgcatggctcactgtgcaggtggtccctaggtacagcttgtgtggtgtagtgtgttggtgcatggctcactgtgcaggttgtccctaggtacagcttgtgtggtgcagtgtgttagtacatggctcactgtgcaggtggtccctaggtacagcttgtgtggtgcagtgtgttagtgcatggctcactgtgcaggtggtccctaggtacagctcgtgtggtgcagtgtgctagtacatggctcactgtgtaggaagtccctaggtacagcttgtgtgatgcaGTGTGCTagtacatggctcactgtTTAGGAAGTCCCTagatacagcttgtgtggtgcagtatGCTAGTACATGGCttactgtgcaggtggtccctagatacagcttgtgtggtgcagtgtgttagtgcatggctcactgtgcaggtggtccctaggtacagctcgtgtggtgcagtgtgttagtgcatggctcactgtgtacgaagtccctaggtacagcttgtgtgatgcaGTGTGCTagtacatggctcactgtgtacgaagtccctaggtacagcttgtgtggtgcagtgagTTAGcacatggctcactgtgcaggtggtccctaggtacagcttgtgtggtgtaGTGTGTTCGTGTATtgtcactgtgcaggtggtccctaggaacagcttgtgtggtgcagtgtgttagtgcatggcttactgtgcaggtggtctcAGATGTACAACTTGTGTGATGCATTGcattagtgcatggctcactgtgcaggtagTCCCTAGGTACGGCTtctgtggtgcagtgtgttagtacatggctcactgtgcaggtggtccctaggtacagcttgtgtggtgcagtgtgttagtgcatggctcactgtgcaactggtccctaggtacagcttgtgtggtgcagtgtgttagtgcatggctcactgtgcaagtggtccctaggtacagcttgtgtggtgcagtgtgttagtgcatggctcactgtgcaagtggtccctaggtacagcttgtgtggtgcagtgtgttagtgcatggctcactgtgcaggtggtccctaggtacagcttgtgtggtgtagtgtgttggtgcatggctcactgtgcaggttgtccctaggtacagcttgtgtggtgcagtgtgttagtacatggctcactgtgcaggtggtccctaggtacagcttgtgtggtgcagtgtgttagtgcatggctcactgtgcaggtggtccctaggtacagctcgtgtggtgcagtgtgctagtacatggctcactgtgtaggaagtccctaggtacagcttgtgtgatgcaGTGTGCTagtacatggctcactgtTTAGGAAGTCCCTagatacagcttgtgtggtgcagtatGCTAGTACATGGCttactgtgcaggtggtccctaggtacagcttgtgtggtgcagtgtgttagtgcagtGCTCattgtgcaggtggtccctaggtacagcttgtgtggtgtaGTGTGTTCGTGCGTTGTTCACTGTGCAGGttgtccctaggtacagcttgtgtggtacagtgtgttagtgcatggctcactgtgcaggtggtccctaggtacggcttgtgtggtgcagtgtgttagtgcatggctccctgtgcaggtggtccctaggtacaacTTGTGTGGTgaagtgtgttagtgcatggctcattgtgcaggtggtccctaggtacagctagAGCACGGCTCATTCCAGGGTGAGATTCTATCGTCAATAGTCTCTTGACAGCAGTgggtagtttcttggtgttacgcagcaccagcaccaaaaacacaatggaaaaaaatccaaaaacaaagaccttagaacgagccaatgaaataaagtagAAAGGCCTTGAGAACCAAAAATCAAAGCTCCCCGTAACACCAAGTGGGCAGTGATTTAAAATATTCTTGTTGCGATTTCCAGTCTGAGCTGATTCGATCAGATGAGATACTTGATGATAATCTGACTATGAAGGAGCTGACGCGGATCTATGGGATCTTCTCCAAGGTGAGCACTCTACCCCATCTCTGAATAAGCAACTTGGACAATTTTTTCCAGACAACTTTTTTTCAGTCAGTATTAGCTGGATATTAGAGATCTTTGTACCAACACCGCGCTGTGTTACGCTTTGCCCTTTTACAATCGCTTTCTGTTCTAGTCGCACTTGGATCTGTAGTACTTCATTCATGTCGCCTTCTATTCTAGTCGCACTTGGATCTGCAGTACTTATTCATGCCGCCTTCTATTCTAGTCGCACTTGGATCTGCAGTACTTATTCGTGTCTCCTATTCTTGTCGCACTTGGATCTGTAGTACTTCATTCATGTCGCCTTCTATTCTAGTCGCACTTGGATCTGCAGTTCTTATTCGTGTCTCCTATTCTTGTCGCACTTGGATCTGCAGTACTTATTCATGTCGCCTTCTATTCTAGTCACACTTGGATCTGCAGTACTTATTCGTGTCTCCTATTCTTGTCGCACTTGGATCTGTAGTACTTCATTCATGTCGCCTTCTATTCTAGTCGCACTTGGATCTGCAGTACTTATTCATGTCGCCTTCTATTCTAGGCGCACTTAAATCTGCAGTACTTATTCATGTCGCCTTCTATTCTAGTCGCACTTGGATCTGCAGTACTTATTCATGTCGCCTTCTATTCTAGGCGCACTTGGATCTGCAGTACTTATTCATGTCGGTGAAGGATGACGATTACGAGGCGGAGCAGGAGGCCAAGAGGCAAAAGCTCGCGCATGCGGAGCGACAGCGGGAGctgtatttattgtaccaGAAGCAGCAACAACGACGACGGGAACTAGAGAGAGAAGAACAAGGACGCGAACAGCGCGAACTGGACACGAGCGGCTCACCGGCACATGTACGTTCAGTAGACTAAATATGGTAATCAGGGGGCCTGGATCCTAGTAGGACATGTAAGAGTTTTATCTGTGGATAACTCCTTATTAGGTCGCTTATTCTTAGACAAATCTTCTGCAAACGATAATGTTTTTCATGGTTAACAATTGTTTCACTTTCTAAGAACTCAGATTCTTTCTAGGAATCTGGTCAAATGTTCTGGGgcttttcgttttttttttttttttttttcatttttggcTTCCTGTGGCATGAAAGAGCGGGGCCCtggaagggagggagggagatttctttttgccccccccctcccctcttgaATTGGGCTTTCCTATACCAACCCGTACATTTTACACCATTTTCATCTGACTATCATCATTTTTCGTCAGTTGCCTCTGTTATTCTGCCGTTCTATTTTCAGGAGCTGGTTCATAAACTTTCGAGCAAAAAGCGCAAACGTGTTTCGGGAGGTCACCAAAAACCGTCTAAACACAAACCAGGAAATACTGGGCTAACAACACAACCTGGATGTACCCGGATACCAACACAAGCGGGAGATACTGGGATACCAACACAAGTGGGAGATACTGAGATTCCAACAGAAGCGGGAGATACTAGGATACCAACACAAGTGGGAGATACTGGGATACCAACACAAGCGGGATATACTGGGATACCAACACAAGCGGGAGATACTGTGATACCAACACAAGCGGGAGATACTAGGATACCAACACAAGCGGGAGATACTGGGGAAAACTGGGCAAAAAATCAATTGGAGTGTACTGGGGCGAGACAACGAGTGGAAGAGACTGGGGCGAGACAAAAAGGAGACACCGAGGATGTGGGACTTGCGATATACGTCAACAAGCAAAACATTCAGAAGCAAGAACTTAATGACGGACCTAAAGATGACGACATCAAAATCACTACAGACGGTCTGGGGACTTGGCCACTAGGATGCGATTCAGAATCCTCTAGCACGAAAGAGAACAATGCCTTGATTGACAACATTCCTGTTAACCCGACGACAAACGGTAACCACGGTAACAAGAGGTCACAGGAAATGAACGAAAAACGAGCAGCACAAGAGAAAGTGGAAGTATATTGAGTTGCATGACTTTACTATGTGtagatatatttgtttctaTAAATTCGAAAAGAATTTCTGTTTGGGATTGTATATAGGTCAGATTAACGGCATTGTTAAGTACTTCTTAGCTAAATGTCTTTGTTGGGACGGCTGTTACCAGTAGTACTTGCTCGCCTCTTTGATCCCGAGATAGCAAAGGTGCTTTTTGTGCAGTACCCTCACTTCCTCTTTGTTTCTCCTTGTCACACCCATAGAAggacggggggaggggggatgattttgggagggggagagaaggGGTTGGACTGGTTATTGAATAACCAGTCTTCGTTTCGTTTGGCTTGAATTAGACTTCCGAAAGGTTAATTCAATTTGAGTTAATCAATAATGAATAATGTCTTTACATTTCAATGGATTGTGTACCTCAATTACAAACACTATTAATCAATATTCATTTTAATTATACATtcaatacaataaaatatacaattttatttatctCGGTAACCTATACAAAAAGTGCATTGCTGCTTAAGTCGATTCTGTTTCGAACATGAACCTCGATGACTACGCAACACCTATTGATGAAATGCCagattttttgtaaaaacgacTAGTAGTCTTGAACCTTTCTTCATACCATAGAGCTCTGATATGATTAGATTTTGAGACGTTAAAGTTTATAAAATCGATAGCCATATAATCAAAGCTAA
The sequence above is a segment of the Nematostella vectensis chromosome 2, jaNemVect1.1, whole genome shotgun sequence genome. Coding sequences within it:
- the LOC5515596 gene encoding polycomb group RING finger protein 2; this encodes MLRTLSLKELNPHIICVLCGGYLVDATTIIECLHSFCRGCIVRYLDTSYRCPVCDAEIHKTRPLLNIRADNVLQDIVYKVVPGMYFEEKKRRKGCEEQLKKSRNPEKLSQEVCDTKTIDKEKEQTTDEPDIEDPICLTLEFYKRRKNTSEQQIFPTRYLRCTSSVTVSVIKKFLTIKFGIPPTHKSELIRSDEILDDNLTMKELTRIYGIFSKAHLDLQYLFMSVKDDDYEAEQEAKRQKLAHAERQRELYLLYQKQQQRRRELEREEQGREQRELDTSGSPAHELVHKLSSKKRKRVSGGHQKPSKHKPGNTGLTTQPGCTRIPTQAGDTGIPTQVGDTEIPTEAGDTRIPTQVGDTGIPTQAGYTGIPTQAGDTVIPTQAGDTRIPTQAGDTGENWAKNQLECTGARQRVEETGARQKGDTEDVGLAIYVNKQNIQKQELNDGPKDDDIKITTDGLGTWPLGCDSESSSTKENNALIDNIPVNPTTNGNHGNKRSQEMNEKRAAQEKVEVY